The following proteins are co-located in the Sphingomonas donggukensis genome:
- a CDS encoding dicarboxylate/amino acid:cation symporter: MIVATDRTPDTATLRRVPFYRHLYVQVLVAIVAGVLLGHFWPTTGEALKPLGDGFIKLVKMVIAPVIFLTVVTGIAGMRELAAVGRVAAKAFGYFLFFSTLALIVGLIVANVVRPGAGMNVDPATLNAGAVADYTHAAAETTLTGFLMAIIPTTMPSALTDGSILQTLFVAILFGVSLSLVGKPAEPVLDFLERVTLVVFRLVGILMKAAPIGAFGAMAFTIGKYGAGSLVNLGALVATFYLTSLIFVLGVLGLVARLHGFSILKLIAYLKAELLLVLGTSSSEAALPSLIGKLERAGCDKGVVGLVVPTGYSFNLDGTNIYMTLAALFIAQATGIELSWGEQAALLGVAMLSSKGAAGVTGAGFITLAATLSIVPSVPVAGMALILGVDRFMSECRSLTNFIGNAVAAVVVARWEGKLDRARLADVLDNRRVSDAETIDEDDALVTVN, encoded by the coding sequence ATGATCGTCGCTACCGACCGCACGCCGGATACCGCCACACTGCGCCGCGTGCCCTTCTATCGCCACCTCTACGTCCAGGTGCTGGTCGCGATCGTCGCGGGCGTGCTGCTCGGCCATTTCTGGCCGACGACCGGCGAGGCGCTGAAGCCGCTGGGCGATGGCTTCATCAAGCTGGTGAAGATGGTCATCGCCCCGGTCATCTTCCTGACCGTGGTCACCGGCATCGCCGGAATGCGCGAACTTGCTGCGGTGGGTCGCGTGGCGGCGAAGGCGTTCGGGTATTTCCTGTTCTTCTCCACGCTCGCGCTGATCGTCGGGCTGATCGTCGCCAATGTCGTGCGGCCAGGCGCGGGGATGAACGTCGATCCCGCGACGCTGAACGCTGGGGCGGTCGCCGATTATACCCACGCGGCCGCCGAAACGACGCTCACCGGTTTCCTTATGGCGATCATCCCGACGACGATGCCGTCCGCGCTGACAGACGGCTCGATCCTTCAGACGCTGTTCGTCGCGATCCTTTTCGGCGTGTCGCTGAGCCTGGTCGGCAAGCCTGCCGAACCGGTGCTCGATTTTCTCGAGCGCGTCACGCTCGTCGTGTTCCGCCTGGTCGGCATCCTGATGAAGGCGGCGCCGATCGGGGCGTTCGGGGCGATGGCGTTCACCATCGGCAAATATGGCGCGGGGAGTCTGGTCAACCTCGGCGCGCTGGTCGCGACCTTCTACCTCACCTCGCTGATCTTCGTGCTCGGGGTGCTGGGGCTCGTCGCGCGGCTCCACGGCTTCTCGATCCTGAAGCTCATCGCCTATCTGAAGGCCGAACTCCTGCTGGTGCTTGGCACGTCCTCGTCCGAAGCCGCACTCCCCAGCCTGATCGGCAAGCTGGAGCGCGCCGGCTGCGACAAGGGCGTCGTCGGGCTGGTCGTGCCGACGGGCTATTCGTTCAACCTGGACGGCACCAACATCTACATGACGCTCGCCGCGCTGTTCATCGCGCAGGCGACGGGGATCGAGCTCAGCTGGGGCGAGCAGGCCGCGCTGCTGGGCGTCGCGATGCTGTCTTCAAAGGGTGCCGCCGGGGTCACCGGCGCGGGCTTCATCACGCTCGCCGCGACGCTGTCGATCGTGCCGTCTGTGCCGGTCGCGGGGATGGCGCTGATCTTGGGCGTGGACCGCTTCATGAGCGAGTGCCGCAGCCTCACCAATTTCATCGGCAACGCGGTCGCCGCGGTCGTCGTCGCACGGTGGGAGGGCAAGCTCGATCGCGCCCGCCTGGCCGACGTGCTCGACAACCGCCGCGTCAGCGACGCCGAAACCATCGACGAAGACGACGCACTCGTGACCGTCAACTGA
- a CDS encoding TonB-dependent receptor domain-containing protein has translation MTKLGWRAGSALFAMVWAQAAAAQDVPAQPPAPEAVPGIAASTQTDESTAPAGPDIVVVGSQIRGASTTAALPVTVIDANQIDATGAVSGDDLFRAIPQAGDVTFNESNNPQTSNAARGDVNSINLRNLGVGNTLVLLNGRRLVQHPTSQAGDGNVPVLGYNSNALPVAGIERLEILRDGAAAIYGADAVAGVVNTVTKSNYDGAQIDLRYGGAEGTHRREFQATGLIGTDFASKRGNVSLYLDYTRRTAQLAEDQPYTATDNLLSYFADDPRFASNLNADGRATQSPWANLAVVNGPGTIRRGTTALTSSAGAFHTQSVLNPGCLQTVNAETCLGSGTRATATTLRSERFDTRPGTTVTPSINRYNGFLTAHYDFSDTLTAYTEIGYYRADTTRIQPPTINLNAIVIPASNYWNPFGPVTFANGTANPNRIAGLTNVPVAGLPVRLSTYRFVDAGKQVVTVDNWQSRFLGGLKGQIGSFDFDTALLYSEAQATDVSNAIDMTKLQANLALSTPDAYNPFSGGCSATPSVGDCTPSSQGAIDSFSFDLKRRSKTTLALADFKVSRNDLLSLPGGNLGIALGVEGRRETQADIRDDNLNGTNQFVDSVTGERNLSNTAAVSPTPTTRGRRTVFSAFGELAVPVVSPEMDVPFIHRLDLQLAGRYEHYSDFGSVAKPKVAAALDIVEGFRFRGSYSKGFRAPNLEQTNVVQYSRLGSNTDFLRCEADLRARRIANFNACSRGTSYSIFISGNPDLKPEESTNYTFGVVVQPDFGDPAYGRLTLTADYWSIQQVGIVGQFGPQNALVLDYLLRQQGSSNPNVIRAAPTADDTPVFAGTGLATAGVVTQINDQFTNLLPQTVQGIDLSLLYNLRTGFGKFDVALNAAHLTKFSREAPPGVQALFDARAAGQINAATPLTDASDLIEQRGRPKWRLTGSLTWSYHRFQIGGFVNYTADVNDTNFLDVNGLPYVVEGQATVNLYGQYRFKGGALDDTRVRIGARNLFDKQPPITADGYLGSLYTPYGRYLYASISKRF, from the coding sequence ATGACGAAGCTGGGTTGGCGCGCCGGGAGTGCGCTGTTCGCGATGGTCTGGGCACAGGCCGCGGCGGCGCAGGACGTGCCGGCGCAACCGCCCGCGCCAGAGGCGGTGCCCGGCATCGCTGCATCGACGCAGACCGACGAGAGCACGGCGCCCGCCGGCCCCGACATCGTCGTCGTCGGCTCGCAGATCCGCGGCGCCAGCACCACCGCGGCGCTGCCCGTGACCGTCATCGACGCGAACCAGATCGACGCGACCGGCGCCGTATCGGGCGACGATTTGTTCCGCGCGATCCCGCAGGCGGGCGATGTCACGTTCAACGAATCGAACAACCCGCAGACGTCGAACGCGGCGCGCGGCGACGTCAATTCGATCAACCTGCGCAATCTGGGCGTCGGCAACACGCTGGTGCTGCTGAACGGGCGGCGTCTGGTCCAGCACCCGACCAGTCAGGCCGGCGACGGCAACGTGCCGGTGCTCGGCTACAATTCCAACGCTCTGCCGGTCGCGGGCATCGAGCGGCTGGAGATCCTGCGCGACGGCGCCGCGGCCATCTACGGCGCGGATGCGGTCGCGGGCGTGGTCAACACCGTCACCAAATCGAACTACGACGGCGCGCAGATCGACCTGCGCTACGGCGGAGCGGAGGGCACGCATCGCCGCGAGTTCCAGGCGACCGGACTGATCGGCACCGATTTCGCCAGTAAGCGCGGCAACGTATCGCTGTACCTCGACTACACCCGCCGCACCGCGCAGCTGGCCGAGGACCAGCCCTATACCGCGACCGACAATCTGCTGAGCTATTTCGCCGACGATCCACGGTTCGCGAGCAACCTGAACGCCGACGGGCGCGCCACCCAATCGCCCTGGGCGAACCTGGCGGTGGTGAACGGCCCCGGCACGATCCGCCGCGGGACCACCGCGCTCACCTCGTCGGCGGGCGCGTTCCATACCCAGTCGGTGCTGAACCCCGGCTGCCTCCAGACCGTCAATGCAGAGACGTGCTTGGGCAGCGGCACGCGCGCGACCGCGACGACGCTGCGCTCCGAACGGTTCGATACGCGCCCCGGCACGACCGTCACGCCGTCGATCAACCGCTACAACGGCTTCCTCACCGCGCATTACGACTTCAGCGACACGCTGACCGCCTATACCGAGATCGGCTATTATCGCGCCGACACGACACGCATCCAGCCGCCGACGATCAACCTGAACGCGATCGTGATCCCGGCATCGAACTACTGGAACCCGTTCGGGCCGGTGACTTTCGCCAACGGGACCGCCAACCCCAATCGCATCGCCGGGCTGACCAATGTGCCCGTCGCCGGCCTGCCGGTACGCCTGTCGACTTACCGCTTCGTCGATGCCGGCAAGCAGGTGGTGACGGTCGACAACTGGCAGTCGCGGTTCCTGGGCGGGCTGAAGGGACAGATCGGCAGCTTCGATTTCGACACCGCGCTGCTGTATTCCGAAGCGCAGGCGACCGACGTGTCGAACGCGATCGACATGACCAAGCTGCAGGCCAATCTCGCCCTGTCGACGCCGGATGCGTACAATCCCTTCAGCGGCGGCTGTTCGGCCACGCCCAGCGTCGGCGACTGCACGCCGTCGTCGCAGGGCGCGATCGACAGCTTCAGCTTCGACCTTAAACGCCGGTCGAAGACCACGCTCGCGCTTGCCGATTTCAAGGTGTCGCGCAACGACCTGCTGTCGCTGCCCGGCGGCAACCTCGGCATCGCGCTCGGCGTCGAGGGGCGGCGCGAAACGCAGGCCGATATCCGCGACGACAATCTGAACGGCACCAACCAGTTCGTTGATTCGGTGACAGGCGAGCGCAACCTGTCGAACACCGCCGCGGTCAGCCCGACGCCGACGACCCGCGGTCGCCGCACCGTGTTCTCCGCGTTCGGGGAGCTCGCGGTGCCGGTGGTATCGCCGGAGATGGACGTGCCCTTCATCCACCGCCTCGATTTGCAGCTGGCGGGCCGATACGAGCATTACAGCGACTTCGGCTCGGTCGCGAAGCCGAAGGTGGCCGCGGCACTCGATATCGTCGAGGGCTTCCGTTTCCGCGGCTCCTATTCGAAGGGCTTCCGCGCGCCGAACCTCGAGCAGACCAACGTCGTGCAATATTCGCGGCTGGGATCGAACACCGATTTCCTGCGCTGCGAGGCCGATCTGCGCGCGCGGCGCATTGCGAATTTCAACGCCTGTTCGCGCGGCACCAGCTATTCGATCTTCATCTCGGGCAACCCCGATCTGAAGCCGGAGGAAAGCACCAACTACACCTTCGGCGTTGTCGTGCAGCCGGACTTCGGCGACCCGGCCTACGGGCGTCTGACGCTGACCGCCGACTACTGGTCGATCCAGCAGGTCGGTATTGTCGGCCAGTTCGGGCCGCAGAATGCGCTGGTGCTCGATTATCTGCTGCGCCAGCAGGGATCGTCGAACCCCAACGTCATCCGCGCCGCACCGACCGCCGACGACACGCCGGTGTTCGCGGGCACCGGCCTCGCCACGGCAGGTGTGGTGACGCAGATCAACGATCAGTTCACGAACCTTCTGCCGCAGACCGTCCAGGGCATCGACCTGTCGCTGCTCTACAATCTGCGCACCGGTTTCGGAAAGTTCGACGTCGCACTGAACGCGGCGCACCTGACCAAGTTCAGCCGAGAGGCGCCTCCGGGCGTGCAGGCGCTGTTCGATGCGCGCGCCGCGGGCCAGATCAATGCCGCCACGCCGCTGACCGATGCCAGCGACCTGATCGAGCAGCGCGGGCGCCCGAAATGGCGGCTGACGGGGTCGCTTACCTGGAGCTATCACCGCTTCCAGATCGGCGGTTTCGTGAACTACACGGCGGACGTGAACGACACCAATTTCCTCGACGTCAACGGCTTGCCCTATGTGGTCGAGGGGCAGGCGACCGTGAACCTGTACGGTCAGTACCGGTTCAAGGGCGGGGCGCTTGACGACACTCGGGTCCGCATTGGCGCGCGCAACCTGTTCGACAAGCAGCCGCCGATCACTGCCGATGGGTATCTTGGCTCGCTCTACACCCCCTATGGCCGCTACCTGTACGCCAGCATCAGCAAGAGGTTCTGA
- a CDS encoding DUF4886 domain-containing protein: protein MLLAAAALFAAVPAAAQVAPAPRAAAVAPARTILFVGNSFTQGAHSAVRNYRAGSVTDLNGAGYGGVPALFKLFAEQAGLNWQVSLETQGGKTLGYHLAERRAVIDRPWDVVVLQDLSTFSRERPGDPASHVRDAGTLAAMLTRANPRVQVEVMATWSRADQVYRPGSPWTGTPIAKMADDLYAGSRRARAASRDIDGVIPVGAAWNRAFAARVADPNPYDGVTFGELNLWAYDHYHASVAGYYLEALVVFGKVTGVDPRTLGANERAADELGLSDAQAVALQRIAWETLAAERGR from the coding sequence ATGTTGCTCGCCGCCGCCGCGCTGTTCGCTGCCGTCCCCGCCGCCGCGCAGGTCGCACCCGCACCGCGCGCGGCAGCGGTGGCGCCGGCGCGCACGATCCTGTTCGTGGGCAACAGCTTCACGCAGGGCGCGCATTCGGCGGTGCGTAACTACCGCGCGGGCAGCGTCACCGACCTGAACGGCGCGGGCTATGGCGGGGTGCCGGCGCTATTCAAGCTGTTCGCCGAGCAGGCCGGCCTCAACTGGCAGGTCAGCCTGGAGACGCAGGGCGGCAAGACGCTGGGCTATCATCTTGCCGAGCGGCGCGCGGTGATCGACCGCCCGTGGGACGTCGTCGTGCTGCAGGATCTGTCGACCTTCAGCCGTGAGCGCCCCGGCGACCCGGCTAGCCATGTCCGCGACGCCGGTACGCTGGCGGCGATGCTCACCCGCGCCAACCCGCGCGTGCAGGTCGAGGTGATGGCGACGTGGAGCCGCGCCGATCAGGTCTATCGCCCCGGCAGCCCGTGGACCGGCACGCCGATCGCGAAGATGGCCGACGATCTCTACGCCGGCAGCCGCCGCGCCCGCGCCGCCAGCCGCGATATCGACGGCGTTATCCCGGTCGGCGCCGCCTGGAACCGCGCGTTCGCGGCGCGCGTGGCGGACCCGAACCCCTATGACGGCGTGACCTTCGGCGAGCTGAACCTGTGGGCCTACGACCACTACCACGCGAGCGTCGCGGGCTATTACCTCGAGGCGCTGGTCGTGTTCGGCAAGGTCACCGGGGTCGATCCGCGCACGCTCGGCGCCAACGAGCGGGCTGCGGACGAGCTTGGCCTGTCGGATGCGCAGGCGGTCGCCCTGCAACGCATTGCCTGGGAAACGCTGGCGGCGGAGCGGGGGCGCTAA
- a CDS encoding TonB-dependent receptor, which yields MHSRLFGASLIALACATPAFAQSMAPAPTSDIVVTAPVRTSEADVLQGTSIVKGEELTRDLRPTLGETLARQPGVSATSFGPSASRPVLRGFQGERVRVLTDGIGSIDVSNTSVDHAVIIDPLLAERVEVLRGPSALLFGSSAVGGVVNVIDTRIPRTVPADGYRLNGIATYGSAADERSIGAAGDVGVTDKIVLHADGSYLKADDLRTGGGYILSRQARAAALSQVGLPQGDDPIDFAANANLRGRLPNTAAETWTAGVGGAIITDTGSLGLSYSHYDSLYGVPIRYATAVGGEQEAPRLDIVQNRVDLRAEVKTGGTILDSIRLRAGHASYRHFELDPAGDIGTAFYNKGTEGRLELVQATRGGWQGASGVQYFNRAFDVIGDEAFLPRSETNQTGLFTLQQYASGRLRAEGGLRYELTDHAARTIAGDDRFFRGKRHFETLSGSLGASYEVTDGVRIGLNGSRTARAPSAEELFANGPHAGTQAYELGSPDFRVERAWGLEATLHAHGDGFSFDASAYHSWFSNYIYEAQTGQAPCEAAALAAGRDGVDLPCFQFAQADARYYGFEADASVKLAQIGGYRINADVVGDYVHATIKGGGPIPRIPPLRILGGIEAQGDKLTARAEVEHAFAQDRIAAFETPTNGFTLVNASLSIKPFASDRTTLLLSANNIFDVEARRHASVLKDFAPLAGRDLRATLRFGL from the coding sequence ATGCATTCCAGACTGTTCGGCGCGAGCCTGATCGCGCTCGCATGTGCGACGCCTGCCTTCGCTCAATCGATGGCCCCCGCCCCCACCAGCGACATCGTCGTGACTGCGCCTGTGCGCACCAGCGAGGCCGACGTGCTGCAGGGCACGTCGATCGTGAAGGGCGAGGAGCTGACCCGCGACCTGCGTCCGACACTGGGCGAGACGCTGGCGCGGCAGCCAGGCGTGTCGGCGACCTCGTTCGGGCCGAGCGCCTCGCGCCCCGTCCTCCGCGGCTTCCAAGGCGAGCGCGTGCGCGTGTTGACCGACGGCATAGGGTCGATCGACGTGTCGAACACCAGCGTCGATCACGCGGTCATCATCGATCCTCTGCTGGCCGAGCGGGTCGAGGTGCTGCGCGGGCCGTCCGCGCTGCTGTTCGGGTCGTCGGCGGTCGGCGGCGTCGTCAACGTGATCGACACGCGCATTCCGCGCACGGTGCCGGCGGACGGCTACCGGCTGAACGGCATCGCCACCTACGGTTCCGCCGCCGACGAACGCTCGATCGGGGCCGCGGGCGACGTCGGGGTCACCGACAAGATCGTGCTGCACGCGGACGGATCCTATCTGAAGGCCGACGACCTGCGCACGGGGGGCGGCTACATCCTGTCGCGTCAGGCGCGCGCTGCCGCATTGTCGCAGGTCGGCCTGCCGCAAGGCGACGACCCGATCGACTTCGCCGCCAACGCGAATCTGCGCGGTCGCCTGCCCAACACCGCCGCCGAGACGTGGACCGCGGGGGTCGGCGGCGCGATCATCACCGACACCGGATCGCTTGGGCTGTCGTACAGCCATTACGACAGCCTCTACGGCGTACCGATCCGCTATGCGACCGCTGTCGGGGGGGAGCAGGAGGCGCCGCGCCTCGACATCGTGCAGAACCGCGTCGACCTGCGCGCCGAGGTGAAGACCGGCGGCACCATCCTCGATTCGATCCGCCTGCGCGCCGGCCATGCCAGCTACCGCCATTTCGAGCTCGATCCCGCGGGAGACATCGGCACCGCCTTCTACAACAAAGGCACCGAGGGCCGCCTGGAACTGGTCCAGGCGACGCGCGGTGGGTGGCAGGGCGCGTCGGGCGTCCAGTATTTCAACCGCGCGTTCGACGTGATCGGGGATGAGGCGTTCCTGCCGCGCAGCGAGACCAACCAGACGGGGCTCTTCACGCTGCAGCAATATGCCAGCGGGCGCCTCCGGGCGGAGGGCGGCCTGCGCTACGAGCTGACCGATCACGCCGCACGCACGATCGCCGGCGACGACCGCTTCTTTCGCGGCAAGCGCCATTTCGAGACGCTGTCGGGTTCGCTCGGAGCATCGTACGAAGTGACCGACGGCGTCCGCATCGGCCTGAACGGATCACGCACCGCGCGCGCGCCGTCCGCCGAGGAGCTGTTCGCCAACGGCCCGCACGCCGGCACCCAGGCCTACGAACTCGGCAGCCCCGATTTCCGTGTCGAGCGCGCATGGGGGCTGGAAGCGACGCTCCACGCGCACGGCGACGGATTCAGCTTCGATGCGTCTGCGTATCACAGCTGGTTCAGCAACTATATCTACGAGGCGCAGACCGGACAGGCCCCTTGCGAAGCCGCGGCACTGGCGGCGGGGCGCGACGGCGTCGACCTGCCCTGCTTCCAGTTTGCCCAGGCCGATGCGCGCTATTACGGGTTCGAGGCCGATGCATCGGTGAAGCTGGCGCAGATCGGCGGCTACCGGATCAATGCCGATGTCGTCGGCGACTATGTACACGCCACTATCAAGGGCGGCGGCCCGATCCCGCGCATCCCGCCGCTGCGCATCCTCGGCGGGATCGAGGCACAGGGCGACAAGCTGACCGCGCGCGCCGAGGTCGAGCATGCCTTCGCACAGGACCGCATCGCCGCGTTCGAGACGCCGACCAACGGCTTCACGCTGGTCAACGCATCGCTGTCGATCAAGCCGTTCGCCAGCGACCGGACGACGCTGTTGCTGAGCGCCAACAACATCTTCGACGTCGAGGCCCGACGTCATGCGAGCGTGCTGAAGGACTTCGCACCGCTCGCCGGTCGGGATTTACGCGCGACGCTGCGGTTCGGGTTGTAA
- a CDS encoding DUF5906 domain-containing protein, whose protein sequence is MSRSLAEIADAIPRRVASRKDGLPLIKLGAFGDVVSAKGSLRHNANVLAIDGVEGDHDAGTFTVDDAGALLEASGLAGLIYTTPSHRPDKPRWRVLCPLSRSHSPEDRERLCARLNGALEGALQGESFALSQTYFYGRVEGGPAPDVRMIDGTALDLAEELDADAIGKDGKPYRPGAADPSPFQPVADDEDLPHVPDWERIGSALDAIPADARDDREACWRPIGMALHAESRGGEHGFDVWDEWSRASGKYDARDQRRVWDSFGKSSGKPVAIGTLYHLAKEHGWEESYTDDDIARLNERHALAMVQGKALIATERADGGTDFSTERDLHAYYANDRVAVTEKRSEPISARWMRHADRRTFPNGVEFAPGGAPAGTLNLWRGWNVEPDASGSCKLFVRHIVNVVCAGDPDHARYVIGWLAHMVQRPQAKPGVALVLRGPKGAGKDTIGEYLARMIGRRHAPTVANSEHIVGRFNRRMENALLLHVQEGSWAGDRKAEEVLKYLVTSEFVEIERKGIDSINLRSVLRLFISANAEWVVPASHDERRWAVFEVTDARKGDDAYFSALWAEMEGTGPAALLHYLQTFDLTGFNVRKAPETEGLRNQKLASLRGVHRWWFEVLSRGEVGNHFADDEWEDGGQTVGCEALRDAYVMFIRSRRYDGEALDSATFGKRLREMLPELDRKRHGGRHDRTWVYALPVLATARDRFAAWLGAPVDWEAEQ, encoded by the coding sequence ATGTCCCGTTCGCTGGCGGAGATCGCGGATGCCATCCCGCGCCGGGTGGCGTCCCGGAAGGACGGCTTGCCCCTCATCAAGCTAGGCGCGTTCGGGGACGTGGTGTCGGCGAAAGGCTCGCTCCGCCACAACGCGAACGTGCTGGCGATCGACGGCGTAGAGGGCGATCACGACGCGGGCACGTTCACGGTGGACGATGCTGGCGCGTTGCTGGAGGCTTCCGGGCTGGCGGGCCTCATCTACACGACGCCCTCGCATCGCCCGGACAAGCCCCGCTGGCGCGTGCTGTGCCCGTTGTCGCGCTCGCATAGCCCGGAGGACCGGGAACGCCTGTGCGCCCGTCTCAACGGTGCGCTGGAGGGCGCGTTACAGGGCGAGTCCTTCGCGCTGTCGCAAACCTATTTCTATGGCCGCGTTGAGGGCGGACCCGCGCCAGACGTGCGGATGATCGACGGCACGGCGCTGGACCTTGCCGAGGAACTGGACGCCGACGCGATCGGGAAGGATGGCAAGCCATACAGGCCCGGCGCGGCGGACCCGTCGCCATTCCAGCCGGTCGCGGATGATGAGGACTTGCCGCACGTCCCCGATTGGGAGCGCATCGGGTCGGCGCTAGACGCCATCCCAGCCGATGCTCGCGACGATCGCGAAGCGTGCTGGCGCCCAATCGGCATGGCGCTCCACGCGGAAAGCCGGGGCGGCGAGCATGGCTTTGATGTGTGGGACGAATGGAGCCGTGCGAGCGGGAAATATGACGCCCGCGATCAGCGCCGGGTGTGGGACTCGTTCGGCAAGTCCAGCGGCAAGCCCGTCGCCATCGGCACGCTCTACCATCTCGCCAAGGAGCACGGCTGGGAGGAAAGCTATACCGACGATGACATTGCCCGCCTGAATGAGCGTCACGCCCTAGCGATGGTGCAGGGCAAAGCGTTGATCGCAACCGAGCGGGCGGACGGCGGCACCGATTTCAGCACCGAACGCGACCTCCACGCCTATTATGCGAATGATCGGGTGGCCGTTACCGAAAAGCGATCGGAACCGATTTCCGCGCGGTGGATGCGCCATGCTGATCGGCGCACATTCCCGAACGGCGTGGAGTTCGCGCCCGGCGGCGCTCCAGCGGGCACGCTCAATCTGTGGCGCGGCTGGAACGTGGAGCCGGACGCCAGCGGCTCTTGCAAGCTGTTCGTGCGCCATATCGTCAATGTCGTCTGCGCTGGCGACCCGGACCACGCCCGCTATGTCATCGGATGGCTGGCGCACATGGTCCAGCGGCCCCAAGCGAAGCCGGGCGTGGCGCTCGTGCTGCGAGGCCCCAAGGGCGCGGGCAAGGATACCATTGGCGAATATCTGGCGCGGATGATCGGGCGTCGCCACGCGCCGACTGTCGCCAATTCCGAGCATATCGTGGGGCGCTTCAACCGGCGCATGGAGAACGCGCTGTTGCTCCATGTGCAGGAAGGATCGTGGGCGGGAGATCGCAAGGCAGAGGAGGTCCTGAAATACCTCGTTACGTCCGAGTTCGTGGAGATCGAACGCAAGGGCATCGACTCCATCAATCTGCGGAGCGTGTTGCGCTTGTTCATCTCCGCCAACGCGGAATGGGTGGTGCCAGCGAGCCATGACGAACGCCGCTGGGCGGTGTTTGAGGTAACGGACGCCCGGAAGGGCGATGACGCCTATTTCAGTGCCCTATGGGCCGAAATGGAGGGCACCGGGCCTGCCGCTTTGCTCCACTACCTCCAGACGTTCGACCTAACCGGCTTCAACGTGCGGAAGGCCCCCGAAACCGAGGGGCTGCGGAATCAGAAACTCGCCAGCTTGCGGGGGGTGCATAGGTGGTGGTTCGAGGTCCTTAGTCGCGGCGAGGTCGGAAATCATTTCGCCGATGATGAGTGGGAGGACGGCGGGCAGACGGTCGGATGCGAGGCGTTGCGAGACGCCTATGTCATGTTCATCCGCTCCCGCCGGTATGACGGGGAGGCGCTGGACTCAGCGACGTTCGGGAAGCGGTTGCGGGAGATGCTGCCCGAACTGGACCGCAAGCGCCACGGCGGGCGGCACGATCGCACATGGGTCTATGCGCTGCCCGTTCTCGCGACGGCTCGGGATAGGTTCGCGGCATGGCTTGGCGCTCCCGTGGATTGGGAGGCCGAACAATGA